A genomic segment from Fundulus heteroclitus isolate FHET01 chromosome 6, MU-UCD_Fhet_4.1, whole genome shotgun sequence encodes:
- the LOC118563357 gene encoding uncharacterized protein LOC118563357 — MNKLDYLESDDLFDPSSNESGEEYVPKSSEEYSEDTDTNEIMETDDQKRLLLCHFKKVADFTVSPPPVMKENSKDKCTERGLHRGRSPTKKHEKFHKSKRRRFSPSLCRTKCIGEAQSADQIGRSSEDDSSATSTPVAEDDGVSYSSVADDRCPKVSPVIPAVSKSQDGSRIYNKKQYCLYCKQGYIKISRHLERAHHNKPEVAQAIAFPKGSRERRLHLEHLRNRGNFAHNVEVLNSGTGRLVPRKQPRETSESQNYLHCTYCQGLFTKKVLWRHMTICKFKPNVVKKPGKTRVQALCAFAVPPPPGVKTEFWKLLNSMIQDEVYSAVKSDELIIEYGQHLYNRLGYDPTKHEYIRQKMRELGRLLIHSKKITPMTTIEEHIKPANFMLVVESVKSLAGFTVVTNTYRCPSLALKIGYSLTKISQLVESRANVQKNYSAAKDARAFRNVYESRWNEFVSAASLRTLQESKWNAPQLLPFTKDVQTLHSHLSEQQQHFYNQLSTEVSSQTWMNLTKVTLTQVILFNRRRSGEVSKMSLSAYLSSIPNSDQDDLKEALSDLEKKLCKHFRRLEIRGKRGRKVPVLLTPEMQQSLDMLVSKRQECGVPTENIYLFARPFAMSCYRGSDCLRF, encoded by the exons atgaaCAAACTTGATTATTTGGAGTCCGATGACCTATTTGACCCTTCATCAAATGAGAGTGGAGAAGAATATGTTCCTAAAAGTAGTGAGGAATACTCTGAAGATACTGACACAAACGAAATTATGGAAACTGACGATCAGAAAAGACTCCTCctctgtcattttaagaaagttGCAGATTTCACAGTTTCACCTCCCCCTGTGATGAAGGAGAACAGTAAAGATAAATGTACGGAGAGGGGACTTCACAGGGGACGTTCACCAacaaaaaagcatgaaaaatttCATAAATCCAAAAGGCGACGTTTTAGTCCTTCACTCTGTCGCACTAAATGCATTGGTGAGGCTCAGTCAGCTGATCAAATTGGACGTTCAAGTGAAGACGACAGCTCTGCCACATCAACACCTGTTGCAGAAGATGATGGTGTATCTTACTCTTCAGTTGCAGATGATAGATGTCCTAAAGTTTCTCCTGTCATACCTGCTGTTTCAAAAAGTCAGGATGGGTCACgtatttacaacaaaaagcaGTACTGTTTGTACTGTAAACAGGGATACATAAAAATTTCAAGGCATTTGGAGCGTGCTCATCACAACAAACCTGAAGTTGCACAAGCCATAGCTTTTCCCAAAGGCTCCAGGGAAAGAAGGTTACACCTCGAACATTTGAGAAACAGAGGCAACTTTGCACATAATGTTGAGGTGCTTAATAGTGGCACTGGAAGACTGGTTCCACGCAAGCAACCAAGGGAAACATCTGAATCACAAAATTATCTCCACTGCACCTATTGCCAAGGATTATTCACAAAAAAAGTCCTCTGGAGGCACATGACAATCTGCAAGTTCAAGCCCAATGTTGTCAAGAAACCTGGCAAAACACGAGTTCAGGCGCTCTGTGCATTTGCTGTTCCCCCTCCCCCAGGAGTGAAGACAGAGTTCTGGAAGTTGTTGAACTCCATGATTCAGGATGAGGTGTACTCTGCTGTAAAATCTGATGAACTCATCATTGAATATGGACAGCATCTTTACAATAGACTGGGTTATGATCCCACAAAACATGAGTACATTCGTCAAAAGATGAGAGAACTTGGAAGACTTTTGATACATTCAAAGAAAATTACCCCCATGACGACGATTGAAGAACACATTAAACCTGCAAATTTTATGCTGGTTGTGGAATCTGTAAAATCCCTAGCAGGTTTTACGGTTGtaacaaacacctacaggtgcccTAGTTTAGCGTTGAAGATTGGATACAGCTTGACAAAAATTTCACAGCTGGTTGAAAGTCGTGCAAATGTGCAGAAGAATTACAGTGCAGCTAAAGATGCTCGTGCATTCCGAAATGTTTATGAATCAAGATGGAATGAGTTTGTGTCAGCTGCATCTCTGAGAACACTCCAGGAATCAAAGTGGAATGCTCCACAGTTGCTTCCCTTTACTAAAGATGTCCAGACTCTTCATTCACATCTAAGTGagcaacaacaacatttttacaACCAATTATCAACAGAAGTATCCTCACAAACCTGGATGAATCTGACCAAAGTCACCCTGACTCAAGTGATTCTGTTCAACAGACGCCGATCCGGGGAAGTATCAAAAATGTCCCTTTCCGCATATCTGTCTTCGATTCCGAATAGTGATCAGGATGATTTGAAAGAAGCTCTATCTGaccttgaaaaaaaactgtgcaaacattttagaagaTTAGAAATAAGAGGAAAAAGGGGCAGAAAGGTACCAGTCCTACTGACTCCAGAAATGCAGCAGTCATTGGATATGCTTGTCAGCAAACGACAGGAATGTGGTGTACCTACAGAAAACATCTACTTATTTGCAAGACCATTCGCAATGAGTTGCTATCGTGGCTCCGATTGCCTTCG ATTTTGA